A region from the Sutcliffiella horikoshii genome encodes:
- a CDS encoding peptidylprolyl isomerase has translation MAKTGYILMENGEKIEFELYPNEAPNTVANFEKLANEGFYNGVTFHRVIPGFVSQGGDPTGTGAGGSGTTIKCETEGNPHNHEAGSLSMAHAGRDTGSSQFFIVHQPQPHLNGVHTVFGKVTSGLETARNMKNGDVMEKVEVTDAE, from the coding sequence ATGGCAAAAACAGGATACATACTTATGGAAAACGGAGAAAAAATCGAATTCGAACTTTACCCAAACGAAGCGCCTAACACAGTTGCTAACTTTGAAAAATTAGCAAACGAAGGCTTCTACAACGGTGTAACATTCCACCGTGTCATCCCTGGTTTCGTAAGCCAAGGTGGAGACCCAACTGGTACTGGTGCAGGCGGTAGCGGCACTACGATCAAATGTGAAACAGAAGGTAACCCACATAATCATGAAGCAGGAAGCCTTTCCATGGCTCACGCTGGAAGAGATACTGGTTCTAGCCAATTCTTTATCGTACATCAGCCACAACCACACTTAAATGGTGTTCACACTGTGTTTGGTAAAGTGACTTCTGGACTTGAAACAGCTAGAAACATGAAAAATGGCGACGTTATGGAGAAAGTAGAAGTAACAGACGCTGAATAA
- the scpB gene encoding SMC-Scp complex subunit ScpB, with translation MAIINWKAIVESLLFAAGDEGLTLKELTNVLEVEEHVAMDILDELKKGYQKKERGITLIELAGTYQLTTKKEHSAYLKKLVESPSSQTLSQAALETLAIVAYKQPITRTEVESIRGVKSERPLQTLAAKALVKEVGRAEGTGRAILYGTTKEFLDYFGLKDIKELPPLSVNMEETDEEADLFFEKFQETFES, from the coding sequence GTGGCTATTATTAATTGGAAAGCAATTGTAGAAAGCCTCCTTTTTGCAGCAGGAGACGAAGGCCTCACGCTTAAGGAACTTACAAATGTTCTAGAAGTCGAGGAACATGTCGCAATGGATATTTTAGATGAGTTGAAAAAAGGTTATCAAAAGAAAGAGAGGGGTATCACCCTCATAGAACTTGCAGGTACGTATCAATTGACTACTAAAAAAGAGCATTCTGCCTATCTGAAAAAGCTGGTAGAATCGCCTTCTTCCCAAACACTTTCACAGGCAGCACTTGAAACATTGGCGATTGTTGCATATAAGCAGCCGATTACGCGGACAGAAGTGGAGAGTATTCGTGGTGTGAAAAGTGAAAGGCCGCTACAAACATTGGCAGCAAAGGCCTTAGTGAAAGAAGTTGGCAGGGCGGAAGGAACAGGAAGGGCCATTCTATATGGAACTACCAAGGAATTCCTGGATTATTTCGGGCTTAAAGATATTAAAGAACTGCCGCCGCTATCTGTAAATATGGAAGAAACAGACGAAGAAGCTGATTTGTTCTTTGAAAAGTTTCAAGAAACATTTGAATCTTAA
- a CDS encoding DUF309 domain-containing protein: protein MYPKAYLDYLYHFHCDRDYFECHEVLEEYWKEKEAIDREIHWVGLIQIAVGLYHQRRGNFKGSLRMLQNACRIIGKESSAINALGLDSGRLVKMLDERIVCVTKQEPYVSMNLPIADPDLQLSCDALAKSASKVWGAPSDLLDGSLVNRHTLRDRSDVIEERRKQLELRRKG from the coding sequence TTGTATCCAAAAGCTTACCTTGATTATTTATATCATTTTCATTGTGATAGAGACTATTTTGAATGCCATGAAGTACTAGAAGAATATTGGAAGGAAAAAGAAGCGATTGATCGCGAAATTCATTGGGTCGGCCTTATCCAAATTGCCGTGGGTCTCTACCATCAACGACGGGGGAATTTCAAGGGATCATTGCGGATGCTTCAAAATGCCTGTAGGATCATCGGCAAGGAGTCGTCAGCGATTAATGCGTTGGGGCTTGATAGTGGACGATTGGTTAAAATGCTAGATGAGCGGATTGTATGTGTGACTAAACAAGAACCCTATGTGAGTATGAATTTGCCGATTGCAGACCCTGATCTGCAACTTTCTTGTGACGCTTTGGCTAAAAGTGCGAGTAAGGTTTGGGGAGCACCCAGTGATTTGCTTGATGGTTCATTGGTGAACAGACATACACTAAGGGATCGATCTGATGTGATTGAGGAAAGACGGAAGCAGCTGGAATTGCGGAGGAAGGGGTAG
- a CDS encoding segregation/condensation protein A codes for MIVQEYNVKVEAFEGPLDLLLHLINRLEIDIYDIPVAQITEQYLLYIHTMKELQLDVASEYLVMAATLIEIKSKMLLPKHDEEILDEEDEFTEYEEDPREELMNRLIEYRKYKEAADDLKEMEEERSHLFTKPPSDLTGLMKEVKPEEVNLDVSLYDMLGALQKLMRRKKIQKPMQTRITRQEIPIEKRMEELIRDLRQFKGRKHFYELFPESSKEYIVVTFLAILELLKKNSILLEQDNNFSDIYVSYKEGENEESGYY; via the coding sequence ATGATTGTGCAGGAATACAATGTGAAAGTAGAGGCCTTTGAAGGCCCTTTGGACTTATTATTACATTTAATAAACAGGTTGGAAATTGATATATATGATATTCCGGTTGCTCAAATTACCGAGCAATACTTATTATACATACATACGATGAAAGAACTTCAGTTAGATGTTGCAAGTGAGTATCTAGTCATGGCGGCTACCCTTATTGAAATTAAAAGCAAAATGCTGCTTCCAAAGCATGATGAGGAAATCCTGGACGAGGAAGATGAATTTACCGAATATGAAGAGGATCCTCGTGAAGAATTGATGAATCGGCTAATTGAGTATCGAAAGTATAAAGAGGCGGCGGATGATTTAAAAGAGATGGAAGAGGAACGAAGCCATCTTTTTACGAAGCCCCCAAGTGATTTAACTGGTCTGATGAAGGAAGTAAAACCTGAAGAAGTGAACCTGGATGTTTCCTTATATGATATGCTCGGCGCATTGCAGAAACTAATGCGAAGAAAGAAAATACAGAAGCCAATGCAAACGAGGATTACACGCCAGGAGATTCCGATTGAAAAGAGAATGGAAGAACTAATCCGAGACCTCCGACAATTCAAGGGGCGTAAACACTTTTATGAGCTTTTCCCAGAATCTAGCAAAGAGTATATTGTTGTGACATTTTTGGCGATACTTGAGCTTTTGAAAAAGAATAGTATTCTTTTGGAACAGGATAACAATTTTTCGGATATATATGTGTCTTACAAGGAAGGAGAAAACGAAGAAAGTGGCTATTATTAA
- the ribH gene encoding 6,7-dimethyl-8-ribityllumazine synthase — translation MAKVFEGNLVGTGLKVGIVVGRFNEFITSKLLGGAQDALKRHGVEEDQVDVAWVPGAFEIPLVAKRMADSGKYDAVITLGTVIRGSTPHFDYVCNEAAKGVSQASMQSGIPVIFGVLTTETIEQAIERAGTKAGNKGWEAAAAAIEMANLLREF, via the coding sequence ATGGCAAAAGTATTTGAAGGTAATTTAGTAGGTACAGGACTTAAAGTTGGAATCGTAGTTGGCAGATTCAATGAATTCATCACAAGCAAGCTTCTAGGCGGAGCACAAGACGCACTAAAACGACACGGCGTAGAAGAAGACCAAGTGGACGTAGCATGGGTACCGGGTGCATTCGAAATCCCATTGGTAGCAAAAAGAATGGCCGACTCCGGTAAGTACGATGCAGTAATTACCCTCGGAACTGTAATCCGTGGATCTACTCCACACTTCGACTATGTATGTAACGAAGCGGCAAAAGGAGTATCTCAAGCTTCTATGCAATCTGGTATTCCGGTGATCTTCGGGGTACTGACAACAGAAACGATTGAACAAGCTATCGAAAGAGCAGGTACGAAAGCAGGAAATAAAGGCTGGGAAGCTGCTGCGGCTGCCATTGAAATGGCAAATTTATTACGCGAATTTTAA
- a CDS encoding superoxide dismutase: protein MIKQNQFVFKQFLSDVEDWCLEILTSNQGGKEDFRSSWLAEVRGILKRVQHTQEQQYLYESDILDIKRCVEETEEGMRNVSGRRVNNGRVPIGQHTLPPLPYPYNALEPYISREIMELHHQKHHKSYVDGLNKAEMKMLEARETGDFDLIKHWEREAAFHGSGHYLHTMFWDNMSPNGGGQPSGRLMQQIVQDFGSYEKFKKHFSEAADKVEGVGWALLVWSPRAHRLEILQTEKQQLFTQWDTIPLLGLDVWEHAYYLQYKNNRKDYIDKWWNLVNWKDVEKRYQEASRLKWKPS from the coding sequence ATGATCAAACAAAATCAGTTTGTTTTTAAACAATTTTTAAGCGATGTGGAAGACTGGTGTTTGGAAATATTGACCTCCAACCAAGGTGGCAAAGAAGATTTTCGCAGCAGTTGGTTAGCCGAAGTAAGGGGGATACTTAAAAGAGTTCAACATACACAAGAACAACAGTATCTCTACGAGTCTGACATATTAGATATTAAAAGATGTGTGGAAGAGACGGAAGAAGGGATGCGTAATGTTTCAGGAAGACGTGTGAATAATGGGAGGGTGCCGATAGGACAGCATACCCTGCCACCACTACCATATCCATACAACGCCCTTGAACCATACATTTCAAGAGAGATAATGGAGCTGCATCACCAAAAGCATCATAAAAGCTATGTAGACGGTTTAAATAAAGCGGAAATGAAAATGCTCGAGGCGCGCGAAACAGGTGACTTTGATCTTATCAAACACTGGGAACGGGAAGCGGCGTTTCATGGATCCGGCCATTATTTGCATACGATGTTTTGGGATAACATGTCACCAAATGGCGGGGGGCAGCCAAGCGGAAGACTAATGCAGCAGATAGTCCAGGACTTTGGTAGTTATGAAAAATTCAAAAAACATTTTTCAGAAGCTGCTGACAAAGTGGAAGGTGTCGGTTGGGCTTTGCTTGTTTGGTCTCCGCGTGCACACCGATTGGAAATTTTACAAACGGAAAAGCAACAGCTGTTTACGCAGTGGGATACGATTCCTCTACTTGGGTTAGATGTTTGGGAGCATGCTTATTATCTTCAATATAAAAATAACCGCAAAGATTATATCGATAAGTGGTGGAATCTTGTCAATTGGAAAGACGT
- a CDS encoding bifunctional 3,4-dihydroxy-2-butanone-4-phosphate synthase/GTP cyclohydrolase II: protein MSELFNSIEEALEDLQQGKVIIVCDDEDRENEGDFVALAEKATPAVVNFMATHGRGLICVPVQEELAEKLDLVPMVNHNTDSHGTAFTVSIDHKSTTTGISAFERSTTILELLSPTSKAGDFKRPGHIFPLVAKKGGVLRRAGHTEAAVDLALMSGSYPAGVICEIMNEDGSMARVPELRKIADKFDLKMITIKDMIQYRNRKDKLVQREVEIKLPTEFGDFRAVGYSNVVDGKEHIALVKGEVDSAAPTLVRVHSECLTGDVFGSNRCDCGPQLHAALAQIEKEGNGVLLYMRQEGRGIGLLNKMRAYKLQEEGYDTVEANEKLGFGADLRDYGIGAQILRDLGVSKMKLLTNNPRKIAGLKGYELEVVDRVPLQMPTKEANESYLKTKHSKLGHMLHF, encoded by the coding sequence ATGAGTGAATTATTTAATTCGATAGAAGAAGCATTGGAAGATTTACAACAGGGCAAAGTTATCATCGTTTGTGATGATGAGGACAGAGAGAACGAGGGAGATTTCGTAGCTCTAGCGGAAAAGGCAACACCTGCTGTAGTGAATTTTATGGCAACCCATGGTCGCGGACTGATTTGTGTCCCTGTACAAGAAGAGTTGGCGGAGAAACTGGACCTTGTGCCAATGGTAAATCATAATACTGATTCACATGGAACTGCCTTTACTGTCAGTATTGATCATAAATCCACCACAACTGGCATCTCTGCATTTGAGCGTTCCACTACCATACTGGAACTCTTATCACCAACATCCAAAGCAGGAGACTTTAAACGACCAGGCCATATTTTTCCGCTTGTCGCCAAAAAAGGCGGGGTGTTAAGAAGAGCAGGTCATACAGAGGCAGCAGTCGACTTAGCGTTAATGAGCGGCTCCTACCCAGCAGGTGTCATCTGTGAAATTATGAACGAAGACGGCTCTATGGCACGTGTGCCGGAGCTGAGAAAAATCGCAGACAAATTTGATCTGAAAATGATTACTATTAAAGATATGATTCAATACCGTAACCGGAAAGATAAATTGGTCCAGAGGGAAGTGGAAATAAAACTTCCAACTGAATTCGGTGATTTCCGTGCTGTCGGCTACTCTAATGTAGTGGATGGAAAAGAACATATTGCTTTGGTAAAAGGTGAAGTTGATTCCGCCGCTCCAACGCTTGTCCGCGTTCACTCTGAATGCTTGACGGGTGATGTGTTTGGTTCGAATCGATGTGATTGCGGCCCGCAACTTCATGCAGCACTTGCACAAATTGAGAAGGAAGGTAATGGCGTGCTTCTTTACATGAGACAAGAAGGACGCGGGATCGGCTTGTTAAATAAGATGCGTGCCTATAAGTTGCAAGAAGAAGGGTACGACACGGTCGAAGCTAACGAAAAGCTGGGTTTTGGAGCAGACTTGCGAGATTACGGAATTGGCGCGCAAATCTTAAGAGACCTTGGCGTATCTAAAATGAAACTTCTCACCAATAACCCTCGAAAGATTGCAGGGTTGAAGGGCTATGAGTTGGAAGTAGTGGACCGCGTCCCACTTCAAATGCCCACCAAAGAAGCAAATGAAAGTTACTTAAAAACCAAGCATTCAAAATTAGGGCATATGTTGCATTTTTAA
- a CDS encoding GNAT family N-acetyltransferase gives MLIRYKKSFEKIAMGLMSFMPTEKELKKLQQSMRDYEEKENWQLFLWKEDDIIGLIGIELEEESFTIQHISVIPSHRGQGFGKRMVVALTQTYPNKAVKTTQYTTAFIEKCDLNENECSE, from the coding sequence ATGTTAATTCGTTATAAGAAGAGCTTTGAGAAAATTGCTATGGGTCTTATGTCCTTTATGCCAACTGAAAAAGAGCTGAAGAAATTACAGCAATCGATGAGAGACTACGAAGAGAAAGAAAACTGGCAGCTTTTCCTTTGGAAGGAAGACGATATTATCGGTTTGATTGGTATCGAGTTGGAAGAGGAAAGCTTCACCATTCAACACATCAGTGTAATTCCTTCCCATCGTGGGCAAGGATTTGGTAAAAGAATGGTTGTAGCGCTCACGCAGACTTATCCAAACAAAGCAGTCAAAACAACACAATATACTACTGCATTTATTGAAAAATGTGATTTAAATGAAAATGAATGCAGTGAATAA
- the ribE gene encoding riboflavin synthase, with protein MFTGIIEEIGTIIQIIRGDQAIILEIEAEKVLEDVKLGDSIAVNGVCLTVTTFASNRFTVDVMPETIRATSLKTLNAGSKVNLERAMIANGRFGGHFVSGHVDGIGTIQDKKRMGNAVYYTISVDDTLSRYFMLKGSVTVDGTSLTIFGVSDNSFTISLIPHTLNETILGGKGKGDTVNIEVDMLAKYMEHLLKQQDRTPSSKSSMSASFLEEHGFK; from the coding sequence TTGTTTACAGGAATCATTGAAGAGATAGGAACGATTATACAAATCATTCGAGGCGATCAAGCAATTATTCTAGAAATCGAAGCGGAAAAAGTTTTAGAGGATGTAAAGCTAGGAGACAGTATAGCAGTCAATGGTGTTTGCCTTACTGTTACAACGTTTGCTTCTAACCGTTTTACAGTAGATGTTATGCCTGAAACGATCCGTGCAACCTCGCTGAAGACATTAAATGCCGGCTCCAAGGTGAACCTAGAAAGAGCAATGATCGCAAACGGGAGGTTCGGTGGACACTTTGTCAGTGGGCACGTGGACGGAATAGGAACCATTCAAGATAAAAAAAGAATGGGCAACGCGGTCTATTATACCATCTCTGTAGATGATACTTTATCACGATACTTTATGCTTAAAGGGTCGGTAACAGTCGATGGCACAAGCCTAACCATATTTGGGGTGTCAGATAACAGCTTTACTATTTCCCTCATTCCCCACACCTTAAATGAAACGATTCTAGGTGGAAAAGGTAAAGGTGATACCGTCAATATTGAAGTGGACATGTTGGCAAAATATATGGAGCATCTTTTAAAGCAACAGGATAGAACTCCTTCAAGTAAATCGAGTATGTCTGCATCATTTTTAGAAGAGCATGGATTTAAATAA
- a CDS encoding spore germination protein, producing the protein MSHNGMEKVPISPKLTNNEKFFKDEVGLDVSFDLGVRKFTVLGKELNLYYVNGLCDTLFIIELMEELLHVNDFEKKTYKVKEIVHNRLVNQQVNNIEYMDEVVDQVLSGLVVILLEGEHSGFVIDTRSYPGRNPEEPDTEKVVRGARDGYVENIIVNTALTRRRIRDERLRYEIFQVGERSKTDICLAYIKDVADPDLVDIVRKETKNIDIDGLTMADKTVEEFIVKQGYNPYPLVRYTERPDIAATHLLEGHVIVMVDTSPSVIITPTTFFHHVQHVEEYRQSPAVGTFVRWVRFCGIFASLFLLPLWFLMILEPSLLPEQISFIGPNEESNIPVVFQIFLADIGVEFLRLAAIHTPTALSTAMGLIAAVLIGQIAIDVGLFVPEVILYVAVAAIGSFTTPSYELSVANKIMRLLLLVLVALFHVPGLVVGVTLLVLFLAGTRSLNTPYLWPFIPFSPKALLMILVRRSTPGAKIRPSIVHPRNRFRQPQ; encoded by the coding sequence ATGTCTCACAATGGAATGGAAAAAGTACCGATATCACCGAAGCTGACGAATAACGAAAAATTTTTTAAAGACGAAGTAGGGCTTGATGTCAGCTTTGACCTTGGCGTAAGGAAGTTCACCGTTCTTGGTAAGGAGTTGAACCTCTATTATGTAAATGGTCTATGTGACACGTTGTTTATAATAGAACTTATGGAAGAATTGCTGCATGTTAATGATTTTGAAAAGAAGACATATAAGGTAAAAGAGATTGTTCATAATCGATTGGTGAATCAGCAAGTAAATAACATTGAGTATATGGATGAAGTGGTCGACCAAGTGCTCAGCGGACTGGTTGTTATTTTACTGGAAGGGGAACACAGCGGTTTTGTCATTGATACTCGTTCTTACCCAGGACGCAATCCTGAAGAACCTGATACGGAGAAGGTGGTAAGGGGAGCAAGGGACGGTTATGTAGAAAATATTATTGTTAATACTGCGCTGACCCGTAGAAGAATTAGGGATGAGAGACTCCGCTATGAAATTTTCCAAGTCGGAGAACGTTCAAAAACAGACATTTGTCTTGCATACATAAAGGATGTGGCAGACCCTGATCTGGTTGATATCGTTCGAAAAGAAACGAAAAATATCGATATTGATGGGCTGACCATGGCGGATAAAACAGTTGAAGAGTTTATTGTAAAGCAGGGCTATAATCCATATCCGCTCGTACGTTACACGGAAAGACCTGACATTGCAGCTACTCATCTGTTGGAAGGGCATGTCATCGTGATGGTGGATACTTCGCCAAGTGTCATCATTACACCGACTACATTCTTCCATCATGTGCAACATGTAGAGGAATATCGTCAGTCTCCAGCAGTTGGTACGTTTGTCCGCTGGGTACGCTTTTGCGGTATCTTTGCTTCTTTGTTCCTTCTGCCACTATGGTTCTTAATGATTTTAGAACCAAGTCTGCTTCCAGAGCAGATAAGCTTTATCGGGCCAAATGAAGAATCCAATATCCCTGTTGTCTTTCAAATCTTTCTTGCAGATATAGGAGTGGAGTTTCTAAGGTTGGCAGCGATTCACACACCGACCGCCCTTTCTACAGCGATGGGTTTAATTGCCGCTGTATTGATTGGGCAAATTGCCATTGATGTAGGGCTTTTCGTACCAGAGGTTATTCTATACGTGGCGGTAGCGGCTATTGGTTCATTCACAACCCCAAGTTATGAATTGAGTGTGGCCAATAAAATAATGCGGTTGCTGCTATTAGTGCTTGTTGCATTATTTCACGTGCCAGGATTGGTGGTCGGAGTGACGTTATTAGTATTATTCCTTGCGGGAACTCGTTCATTGAATACTCCATACTTATGGCCATTCATCCCGTTCAGTCCAAAAGCATTGCTTATGATTCTTGTTAGGAGAAGTACACCGGGTGCAAAAATTCGCCCGAGCATAGTTCATCCGAGAAATCGTTTCAGACAGCCTCAATAA
- the ribD gene encoding bifunctional diaminohydroxyphosphoribosylaminopyrimidine deaminase/5-amino-6-(5-phosphoribosylamino)uracil reductase RibD, translated as MEDQYYMKFAIDLAKRATGQTSPNPVVGCVVVKYGEIVGFGAHLRAGEAHAEVNAIQMAGEDKARDSTVYVTLEPCSHFGKTPPCSDLLIQSQVSRVVIASTDPNPLVAGKGVEKLRKAGIEVDLEVCKEEALALNQVFFHYIKTGKPYVTLKTAASLDGKTATHTNESKWITGPDARMDVHQYRHQHDAILVGVGTVLADDPSLDTRLPNGGKNPIRIILDSHLRTPLSSKVLTDGKAPTWIITGSKPDLEKVAALEGEEGIKVLTLPMEKVEVNSLLALLGEEGITSLFVEGGATVNGSFLKEKAIQQVITYIAPKLIGGKGAPTLVGGEGFATMDEVMELEIKEVTKIGSDLKIVSTPKLEERG; from the coding sequence TTGGAAGATCAGTATTATATGAAATTTGCCATTGATCTGGCCAAACGTGCAACAGGTCAAACCTCTCCAAACCCGGTTGTCGGCTGTGTAGTAGTAAAATATGGAGAAATTGTTGGCTTTGGTGCACACTTACGAGCGGGAGAAGCTCATGCAGAAGTGAACGCGATCCAAATGGCAGGCGAGGACAAAGCAAGAGACTCAACCGTTTATGTAACACTGGAACCTTGCAGTCATTTCGGCAAAACGCCTCCATGTTCAGATCTTCTCATTCAATCTCAGGTTAGCAGAGTGGTTATCGCTTCCACAGATCCAAATCCTTTAGTTGCGGGAAAAGGAGTGGAAAAGCTTCGTAAGGCAGGAATAGAAGTGGACCTAGAGGTATGTAAGGAAGAAGCTTTGGCGTTAAATCAAGTATTCTTTCATTACATAAAAACAGGAAAACCTTATGTCACATTAAAAACCGCTGCCAGTCTGGATGGCAAAACAGCAACTCACACTAATGAGAGTAAGTGGATAACTGGTCCGGACGCGCGTATGGATGTTCATCAATATCGTCATCAGCATGATGCGATCTTAGTGGGAGTTGGGACGGTACTTGCTGATGATCCAAGTCTAGACACCAGGCTGCCAAATGGCGGGAAAAACCCAATAAGAATCATCCTTGACTCTCACCTTAGAACACCGCTCAGCTCAAAGGTGCTTACAGATGGCAAGGCGCCTACATGGATCATCACAGGCTCTAAACCCGATTTGGAGAAAGTGGCTGCTTTAGAGGGAGAAGAAGGAATTAAAGTCTTAACTCTTCCTATGGAAAAAGTAGAGGTCAACTCCCTCCTTGCGTTGCTTGGAGAAGAAGGAATCACTTCTTTATTCGTAGAAGGTGGAGCCACGGTAAATGGCAGTTTTCTTAAGGAGAAGGCTATTCAACAAGTAATAACGTATATCGCTCCTAAATTGATAGGTGGAAAAGGTGCCCCTACGCTTGTTGGCGGGGAGGGGTTTGCAACAATGGATGAAGTGATGGAGCTTGAAATCAAAGAGGTCACCAAGATTGGTTCGGACCTGAAGATTGTTTCAACACCGAAACTAGAAGAACGGGGGTGA
- the lysA gene encoding diaminopimelate decarboxylase: MYFHGTSKVNTKGHLEIGGVDTIELANDYGTPLYVYDVALIRQRARDFQTTFKNLGVKAQVAYASKAFSSVAMFQLIKEEGLSLDVVSGGELYTALVADFPVERIHFHGNNKSVEELEMAVEKKIGCVVVDNFLELTLLQDICAKHGYTMPILLRVTPGINAHTHDYILTGQEDSKFGFDLQSGQAHEAMKIASNASHLDLLGIHCHIGSQIFETTGFKLAAGKLFDTLKEWNEQEGFEARVVNLGGGFGIRYTEEDNPLPASVYVEEIITDVQSFVKDHGLKMPEIWIEPGRSLVGDAGTTIYSVGSKKEIPNIRHYLAIDGGMTDNIRPALYQAKYEAVLANRVEDEADDKVSIAGKCCESGDMLIWDLPLPKANHEDYLAVFCTGAYGYAMANNYNRITKPAVVFVEDGEAQLVIRRETFEDLVRLDLPFQAKTKLTK, translated from the coding sequence ATGTATTTTCATGGAACTAGTAAAGTAAACACAAAAGGACACTTGGAAATAGGAGGAGTGGACACAATTGAACTGGCAAACGATTATGGCACTCCACTATACGTTTATGATGTAGCACTAATTAGACAACGTGCACGCGACTTTCAAACAACATTCAAAAATCTTGGTGTAAAAGCTCAAGTAGCATACGCAAGCAAAGCATTTTCTTCTGTTGCTATGTTTCAGCTTATAAAAGAAGAAGGCTTATCACTGGACGTCGTGTCAGGAGGCGAACTATATACGGCACTCGTGGCGGACTTTCCGGTAGAACGCATCCACTTTCACGGCAACAACAAGAGTGTCGAAGAGCTAGAAATGGCTGTAGAGAAGAAGATTGGCTGTGTGGTTGTAGACAACTTCTTGGAATTGACTTTGCTTCAAGACATCTGTGCAAAACATGGATATACGATGCCAATTCTACTACGTGTTACACCAGGTATTAATGCACATACACATGATTATATTTTAACAGGTCAAGAGGACTCCAAATTTGGTTTTGACTTGCAAAGCGGCCAGGCACACGAAGCTATGAAGATTGCTTCTAATGCTTCTCATTTGGACTTGCTGGGCATTCACTGTCACATTGGTTCTCAGATCTTTGAAACAACAGGATTTAAGCTTGCTGCAGGCAAACTTTTTGATACATTAAAGGAATGGAACGAACAAGAAGGATTTGAAGCGCGCGTTGTAAACCTTGGCGGTGGATTTGGCATTCGCTATACGGAAGAAGACAATCCTCTTCCTGCTTCTGTGTATGTAGAAGAAATCATCACAGACGTTCAATCCTTTGTAAAAGATCATGGCTTGAAAATGCCGGAAATTTGGATTGAACCTGGTCGTTCATTAGTAGGAGATGCGGGAACTACCATCTATTCTGTAGGATCTAAAAAAGAGATTCCTAATATCAGGCATTATTTGGCCATCGATGGTGGTATGACGGATAATATTCGTCCAGCATTATATCAGGCAAAATACGAGGCGGTACTGGCAAACAGAGTGGAAGATGAAGCAGATGACAAGGTGTCGATAGCAGGTAAGTGCTGTGAATCAGGAGACATGTTAATTTGGGACCTTCCATTGCCAAAAGCTAATCATGAAGACTACTTGGCAGTATTCTGCACCGGAGCATACGGATATGCAATGGCAAACAACTATAACCGAATCACTAAACCCGCGGTTGTATTTGTGGAAGACGGGGAAGCACAACTAGTCATCCGCCGCGAAACATTCGAAGACCTAGTAAGACTGGATTTACCTTTTCAAGCAAAAACCAAGCTGACAAAATAA
- a CDS encoding YpuI family protein: MANTIVKSQTEQVESFLGNTVHQLNAFLNEATLSTLMEESSTKQEYVELLLLNTRRLAVFCDEGLNACQVILKSEPFRKSAAEKVLYNIYHQCIEEFFAPRNDAWYEDSRSAYTGKNSIQFHEAPPESLKLVIRGLEGDFQAVREELEYYETDYRTKMMQSN; this comes from the coding sequence ATGGCAAATACAATTGTAAAATCACAAACAGAACAGGTTGAGAGCTTTTTAGGAAATACAGTACATCAATTGAATGCGTTCTTAAATGAAGCTACACTTTCCACATTAATGGAAGAGTCTTCTACAAAACAGGAGTATGTAGAACTTCTTTTATTGAATACTCGTCGACTTGCTGTATTCTGTGACGAAGGGTTGAATGCTTGTCAAGTTATCCTGAAAAGTGAACCGTTTAGAAAGTCAGCTGCTGAAAAAGTTTTATATAACATTTACCATCAATGTATTGAAGAGTTCTTTGCTCCAAGAAACGATGCTTGGTATGAGGACAGCCGTTCTGCTTATACCGGAAAAAATTCCATTCAGTTCCATGAGGCGCCTCCAGAATCATTGAAGTTGGTGATTCGAGGCTTGGAGGGCGATTTTCAAGCAGTTCGTGAAGAGTTAGAGTATTATGAAACCGACTACCGGACAAAAATGATGCAAAGCAATTAA